One Pseudomonas sp. FP1742 genomic window carries:
- a CDS encoding MFS transporter — protein sequence MDNSNALPLGSAAVPAKERSTASRIKSIFSGSVGNMVEWYDWYVYAAFSLYFAKVFFPKGDTTAQLLNTAAIFAVGFLMRPIGGWLMGLYADKAGRKRALMASVYLMCFGSLLIALSPGYETIGIGAPILLVFARLLQGLSVGGEYGTSATYLSEMATKERRGFYSSFQYVTLISGQLIALGVLIVLQNFLTTEELYAWGWRIPFAIGALCAVVALYLRRGMEETESFTKKEKAKESAMRTLLRHPKELMTVVGLTMGGTLAFYTYTTYMQKYLVNTVGMSISDSTTISAATLFLFMCLQPIIGGLSDKVGRRPILIAFGILGTLFTVPILTTLHTIQSWWGAFFLIMAALIIVSGYTSINAVVKAELFPTEIRALGVGLPYALTVSIFGGTAEYIALWFKSIGMETGYYWYVTACIAVSLLVYVTMKDTRKHSRIETD from the coding sequence ATGGATAACTCCAACGCCCTGCCCCTTGGGTCGGCTGCCGTGCCGGCTAAAGAAAGAAGCACCGCCAGCCGGATCAAATCGATCTTCAGCGGCTCTGTCGGCAACATGGTCGAGTGGTACGACTGGTACGTCTACGCCGCCTTCTCCCTGTACTTCGCCAAAGTCTTCTTCCCCAAAGGCGACACCACCGCCCAACTGCTGAACACCGCCGCGATCTTCGCCGTGGGCTTTTTGATGCGCCCGATCGGCGGTTGGCTGATGGGCCTCTACGCCGACAAGGCCGGTCGCAAACGTGCCTTGATGGCCTCGGTGTACCTGATGTGCTTCGGCTCGCTGCTGATCGCCCTGAGCCCGGGCTATGAAACCATCGGCATCGGCGCGCCGATCCTGCTGGTGTTCGCCCGCCTGCTGCAAGGTTTGTCGGTGGGGGGTGAGTACGGCACCTCGGCCACGTACCTCAGCGAGATGGCGACCAAGGAACGTCGGGGTTTCTACTCCAGCTTCCAGTACGTGACGCTGATCTCCGGCCAGCTCATCGCCCTGGGTGTGCTGATCGTGCTGCAAAACTTCCTGACCACCGAAGAGCTGTACGCCTGGGGCTGGCGTATTCCGTTCGCCATCGGCGCGCTGTGTGCCGTGGTCGCGCTGTATCTGCGTCGTGGCATGGAAGAAACCGAGTCGTTCACCAAGAAAGAGAAAGCCAAGGAAAGCGCGATGCGCACCTTGCTGCGCCATCCCAAGGAACTGATGACCGTGGTCGGCCTGACCATGGGCGGCACGCTGGCGTTCTACACCTACACCACGTACATGCAGAAATACCTGGTGAATACCGTCGGCATGAGCATCTCCGACTCCACCACGATTTCCGCCGCCACGCTGTTCCTGTTCATGTGCCTGCAACCGATCATCGGCGGGCTGTCGGATAAAGTCGGTCGTCGGCCGATCCTGATCGCCTTCGGTATTCTCGGGACGCTGTTCACCGTACCGATCCTGACCACCCTGCACACCATCCAGAGCTGGTGGGGCGCGTTCTTCCTGATCATGGCGGCGCTGATCATCGTCAGTGGCTACACCTCGATCAACGCGGTGGTCAAAGCCGAACTGTTCCCCACCGAAATCCGCGCCCTGGGCGTTGGCCTGCCGTACGCACTGACCGTGTCGATCTTCGGCGGCACCGCTGAATACATCGCGCTGTGGTTCAAGAGCATCGGCATGGAAACCGGTTACTACTGGTATGTCACCGCGTGCATCGCGGTGTCGTTGCTGGTGTACGTGACCATGAAAGACACCCGCAAGCATTCGCGGATCGAGACGGACTGA
- a CDS encoding ABC transporter ATP-binding protein: MTGLILENVEKHYGSACAVKDVNLHLPEGKLVCFLGPSGCGKTTLLRMIAGLETLTGGEIRLDGEDIGHTPAHQRNFGMVFQSLALFPHMTVGENIAYPLKLRGVSKADQQARVVELLELIQLQEMIDRPVAKLSGGQRQRVAIARAIASRPKILLLDEPLSALDAKLRESMQVEIRQLQQRLNITTIMVTHDQREAMTMADIVVVLGEHRVQQVGTPIEIYRHPANEFVADFIGSGNIFPATALGNGKVSLPGGDALQVPICSSIVVGEKVKMLIRPEDLQLSQPQATAGNRLLGKVTFVRDIGATIETTVECSGVSFTALSTPCQDVGLSIGNPVSVTLPAEACRVLSA, from the coding sequence ATGACTGGTCTGATTCTGGAAAACGTCGAGAAACATTACGGCTCGGCCTGCGCGGTAAAGGATGTGAACCTGCATTTGCCCGAGGGCAAACTGGTGTGTTTCCTCGGCCCGTCGGGCTGCGGCAAAACCACCTTGCTGCGGATGATCGCCGGGCTCGAAACCCTGACCGGCGGCGAGATTCGCCTGGACGGTGAAGACATCGGCCATACCCCTGCGCACCAGCGCAATTTCGGCATGGTGTTTCAATCCCTGGCGCTGTTCCCGCACATGACGGTGGGGGAGAACATTGCCTATCCGCTGAAACTGCGTGGGGTCAGCAAGGCCGATCAGCAGGCGCGGGTGGTGGAGTTGCTGGAACTGATTCAGCTGCAGGAAATGATTGATCGCCCGGTGGCGAAACTCTCCGGCGGTCAGCGTCAGCGGGTGGCGATTGCCCGGGCGATTGCCTCGCGGCCGAAAATCCTCCTGCTCGACGAACCGCTGTCGGCGCTGGACGCCAAGCTGCGCGAGTCGATGCAGGTGGAAATCCGTCAGCTGCAACAGCGCTTGAACATCACCACCATCATGGTCACCCACGACCAGCGCGAAGCCATGACCATGGCCGACATCGTGGTGGTGCTGGGTGAGCATCGGGTGCAGCAGGTGGGTACACCGATCGAGATTTATCGGCACCCGGCCAATGAATTCGTCGCGGACTTTATCGGTTCGGGCAACATTTTCCCGGCCACCGCGCTGGGTAACGGCAAGGTCAGCTTGCCCGGTGGCGATGCGCTGCAAGTGCCGATCTGCAGCAGCATTGTGGTGGGGGAGAAGGTGAAAATGCTGATTCGCCCCGAAGACCTGCAACTGTCGCAACCCCAGGCCACGGCGGGGAATCGCTTGCTGGGTAAGGTGACGTTTGTGCGGGATATCGGTGCCACGATTGAAACCACCGTCGAGTGTTCCGGGGTGTCGTTTACCGCGTTGAGCACGCCGTGTCAGGACGTTGGGTTGAGCATTGGCAATCCGGTGTCGGTGACCTTGCCGGCGGAGGCGTGCCGAGTACTGAGCGCCTGA
- a CDS encoding AraC family transcriptional regulator produces the protein MSSLDHFQAPLPADMEKQRAELAALIRRNTMEDGSYATAVDSLFMSRHSQNHNFAPVLAQPALCIMAQGRKEVRLADEYFNYDPLNYLVVSVSMPLSGRVVNVSPDEPILAVRLDIDPAEITALIADAGPLGVPTRPTGRGLYVERIDAAMLDAVLRLVRLLDTPKDIAMLAPLIRREILYRLLRSQQGHRLYEIAIANSQSHRISQAIKWLNGNYEQPLRIDDLAREVNLSVSTLHHRFKAMTAMSPLQYQKQLRLQEARRLMLAEGLEASAAGYRVGYESPSQFSREYSRLFGAPPLRDLARLRLSV, from the coding sequence ATGTCGTCGCTCGATCACTTTCAGGCCCCGCTTCCCGCCGACATGGAAAAACAGCGCGCGGAGCTGGCCGCCCTCATACGCCGCAACACGATGGAGGATGGCTCCTATGCCACTGCCGTCGATTCGCTGTTCATGTCGCGCCATAGCCAGAACCATAATTTTGCCCCGGTGCTGGCCCAACCTGCGCTGTGCATCATGGCCCAGGGGCGCAAGGAAGTGCGGCTGGCGGATGAATACTTCAATTACGACCCGCTGAATTACCTGGTGGTGTCGGTCTCGATGCCTTTGAGTGGGCGGGTAGTGAATGTCTCGCCTGATGAACCGATCCTCGCCGTGCGGCTGGACATCGACCCGGCGGAAATCACCGCGCTGATTGCCGACGCCGGCCCCCTCGGCGTGCCCACACGGCCTACGGGACGCGGCCTGTATGTCGAGCGGATCGACGCGGCCATGCTCGACGCCGTGCTGCGCCTGGTGCGTTTGCTGGACACTCCCAAAGACATCGCCATGCTGGCGCCGCTGATTCGCCGGGAGATTCTGTATCGGTTGTTGCGCAGCCAGCAGGGCCACCGGCTGTATGAGATTGCCATCGCCAACAGCCAGAGCCATCGCATCAGCCAGGCGATCAAATGGCTCAATGGCAACTATGAACAACCGCTGCGCATCGACGATCTGGCGCGGGAAGTGAACCTGAGCGTGTCGACGCTGCATCACCGGTTCAAGGCGATGACGGCGATGAGTCCGCTGCAGTATCAGAAACAGCTGCGCCTGCAAGAGGCGCGGCGCTTGATGCTGGCCGAAGGGCTGGAAGCGTCGGCGGCGGGTTATCGGGTGGGGTATGAAAGCCCTTCGCAGTTCAGCCGGGAGTACAGCCGATTGTTTGGCGCGCCACCGCTGCGGGATCTGGCGCGGTTGCGGTTGTCGGTTTGA
- a CDS encoding flavin reductase family protein, translating to MPDDIHFYEPANGHGLPHDPFNAIVGPRPIGWISSQDANGRLNLAPYSFFNAFNYIPPIIGFSSVGRKDSLNNIEQTGEFAWNLATRPLAEQMNQSCAMVGPEVNEFELSGLTTAASKIIQVPRVAESPVSFECKVTQIIQLQRANKEVVPSWLILGEVVAVHIAKWLLKDGVYDTAAAEPILRGGGPADYFQLGPEALFKMFRPGAVK from the coding sequence ATGCCCGACGATATCCATTTCTACGAACCCGCCAACGGCCACGGCCTGCCCCATGACCCGTTCAATGCCATCGTCGGCCCGCGTCCCATTGGCTGGATTTCCTCCCAGGACGCCAACGGTCGCCTGAATCTGGCGCCCTACAGCTTCTTCAACGCCTTCAACTACATCCCGCCGATCATCGGGTTCTCCAGTGTCGGGCGCAAAGACAGCCTGAACAACATTGAGCAGACCGGCGAGTTCGCCTGGAACCTGGCGACGCGTCCGCTGGCCGAGCAGATGAACCAGAGCTGCGCCATGGTCGGGCCGGAAGTCAATGAGTTCGAACTGTCCGGGCTGACCACCGCCGCGTCGAAAATCATTCAGGTGCCACGGGTCGCCGAAAGCCCGGTGTCCTTCGAGTGCAAGGTCACGCAGATCATTCAGTTGCAACGCGCCAACAAGGAAGTGGTGCCGAGCTGGCTGATTCTCGGCGAAGTGGTCGCCGTGCATATCGCCAAATGGCTGTTGAAGGATGGGGTGTACGACACCGCCGCGGCAGAACCGATTCTGCGCGGCGGCGGGCCGGCGGACTACTTTCAGCTGGGGCCGGAGGCATTGTTCAAGATGTTCCGCCCAGGGGCGGTCAAGTGA
- a CDS encoding ATP-binding protein, with protein sequence MLPTSRTVRISLYTLLILAGAALAAGFALRHAERQALEEDAARANQQLALYANSLHTLIDRYRALPAVLALDPELRAALDGPVTLEQQDALNRKLEKINGAAQSSTLELLDRTGLAVAASNWRLPSSYVGHNYGFRPYFSQTRTQGTGRFYAVGVTSGIPGYFLSSAVTRDSGEFLGAMVVKLEFPELEREWRQGSDTLLVSDARGIIFIANQPGWRYRLLKPLNDSDHAELKATRQYDKQPLTPLDYQSLQRFDDNSDLARVVGPDGTANYLWESLPLSTEGWTLHLLRRPQVAFEDSRNAALAAAGLWLALVFLLLFLNQRWRLAKMRQRSREELEQLVEERTRDLRTAQDGLVQSAKLAALGQMSAALAHEINQPLTAQRMQLATLRLLLDHGRVDEAYKALKPVDDMLTRMAALTGHLKTFARKSPSGLRERLDLAAVVDQALQLLDARLRDEQVSLVLHLTRPAWVRGDAIRLEQVLINLLRNALDAMQGKPCKRLEIRLEADEQLWRLSVIDNGGGIAEEHLSQVFDPFFTTKPVGDGLGLGLAVSFAIVHEAGGRLSADNGEKGAVFTLTLPIDLEVAA encoded by the coding sequence ATGCTGCCGACTTCTCGTACAGTGCGTATTTCCCTTTATACCTTGCTGATCCTCGCCGGAGCCGCACTGGCGGCCGGTTTCGCCTTGCGTCACGCCGAACGCCAGGCGCTGGAAGAAGACGCCGCCCGCGCCAACCAGCAACTGGCGCTGTACGCCAATTCCCTGCATACCCTGATCGACCGCTACCGCGCCCTGCCCGCCGTGCTGGCGCTGGACCCGGAGTTGCGCGCCGCGCTCGATGGCCCGGTAACGCTTGAGCAACAGGACGCACTGAACCGCAAACTGGAAAAAATCAACGGTGCCGCCCAGTCCTCGACCCTGGAACTGCTCGACCGCACCGGCCTGGCCGTGGCCGCCAGCAATTGGCGTTTGCCCAGCAGTTACGTCGGCCACAACTACGGTTTTCGCCCTTACTTCAGCCAGACCCGTACCCAGGGCACCGGGCGTTTTTACGCGGTGGGGGTGACCAGTGGCATTCCCGGTTACTTTCTCTCCAGTGCGGTGACCCGCGACAGCGGCGAGTTCCTCGGCGCCATGGTGGTCAAACTCGAGTTCCCGGAACTGGAGCGCGAATGGCGTCAGGGCAGCGACACACTGCTGGTCAGCGATGCGCGCGGGATCATCTTCATTGCCAATCAGCCGGGCTGGCGCTATCGCTTGTTGAAACCGTTGAACGACAGCGATCACGCCGAGCTCAAGGCCACCCGGCAATACGACAAACAACCGCTGACACCGCTGGATTACCAATCACTGCAGCGTTTTGACGACAACAGTGATCTGGCGCGCGTCGTCGGTCCTGACGGCACGGCAAACTACCTGTGGGAATCGCTGCCGCTGAGCACTGAAGGCTGGACCTTGCACCTGCTGCGCCGCCCGCAAGTCGCCTTCGAAGACAGCCGTAACGCCGCGCTCGCCGCTGCCGGTTTGTGGCTGGCGCTGGTGTTTCTGTTGCTGTTCCTCAATCAACGCTGGCGCCTGGCCAAAATGCGCCAACGCAGCCGCGAAGAACTCGAACAACTGGTGGAAGAACGCACCCGTGACCTGCGCACCGCTCAGGACGGTCTGGTGCAATCGGCCAAACTCGCGGCCCTCGGCCAGATGTCGGCCGCCCTCGCCCATGAAATCAATCAGCCCCTGACCGCCCAGCGCATGCAGCTTGCTACGCTGAGGCTGCTGCTCGATCACGGCCGGGTCGACGAGGCCTACAAGGCGTTGAAACCGGTGGACGACATGCTCACGCGCATGGCCGCCCTCACCGGTCACCTGAAAACCTTTGCGCGCAAAAGCCCCAGCGGTTTGCGCGAACGGCTGGATCTGGCGGCGGTGGTGGATCAGGCCCTGCAATTGCTCGACGCCCGCCTGCGCGATGAACAGGTCAGCCTGGTACTGCACCTGACCCGTCCGGCCTGGGTGCGTGGTGATGCGATTCGTCTGGAACAGGTGCTGATCAACCTGTTGCGCAACGCCCTGGACGCCATGCAGGGCAAACCCTGCAAGCGCCTGGAGATCCGCCTTGAAGCCGATGAACAACTGTGGCGCCTGAGCGTCATCGACAATGGCGGCGGCATTGCCGAAGAACATTTGAGCCAGGTGTTCGATCCGTTCTTCACCACCAAACCGGTGGGTGATGGCCTGGGCCTCGGGCTGGCCGTATCCTTTGCCATCGTCCACGAAGCGGGCGGACGCCTGAGCGCCGATAATGGCGAAAAAGGCGCGGTGTTCACCCTGACGTTGCCCATTGATCTGGAGGTAGCTGCCTGA
- a CDS encoding putative quinol monooxygenase, producing the protein MSTQIPVSHMAFVRARAGRSAELGARLSALIEPSRNAPGCLSFALQHSQCDPELWLVSGFWASQQAMTAYFGSPAMQIFAELVQDLVVNSLDFHTFKEVSAAQALGQPQAAVHKLAG; encoded by the coding sequence ATGTCTACGCAGATCCCCGTCAGTCATATGGCCTTCGTTCGCGCCCGCGCCGGGCGTTCGGCGGAACTCGGCGCGCGCCTGAGCGCCCTGATCGAGCCGTCGCGCAACGCGCCGGGTTGCCTGAGCTTCGCCCTGCAGCACTCGCAATGTGATCCCGAGCTGTGGCTGGTGTCCGGTTTCTGGGCCAGCCAACAGGCGATGACCGCTTACTTCGGCAGCCCGGCGATGCAGATTTTTGCCGAGCTGGTGCAGGATCTGGTGGTCAACAGCCTGGATTTCCATACCTTCAAGGAGGTCTCGGCGGCCCAGGCCCTCGGCCAGCCCCAGGCAGCGGTACACAAACTGGCCGGTTGA
- a CDS encoding RHS repeat domain-containing protein, translating into MTIRQVAYLRTEAGGDVESLITRHVYNTAGQLTEQWDARLPTPHTRHIHSLSGKTVQIASVDSGSRVSLFGLAGEVLRHWDLRGNHWRNTYDDQLRPLSMEENGQPDVDTFTYADASADSAHNLRGQLIRQVDVSGAIEFNSFNLQGQSLAERRTIADSGTFVSHRTYSALGALLTQTDAGEHQQHLRYDIAGQLNRVMLQLKNGQPQSVLQDAQYNAAGQIEVQIAGNGVCSQWTYDPADGRLCTLKSGKPQQALQQDLQYSYDRMGNILRIEDHTLPTVYFANQRVEGLREYAYDSLYRLISANGFEAEVPHLQPGLPELVHPIDPGRRYGYREHYTYDAGNNLVKLCHQRDGNHFTLHLRIDPGSNRGVRLKPGDPEPEFDKCFDPNGNQLYLQDGAQPLSWNARDQLAKVTLLSHSNGLADDEETYLYSQGERVCKRHITHTPSLTHSHEILYLPGLDIHTRDDGRVLHVITLPLAFGSVRCLHWDKGLPLDLEPDQLRYGLDDHLGSCTRELDRHGALISLEFYYPFGGTAWWAARSEVEADYKTIRYSGKEMDRCGLYYYGARYYAPWLWRWICPDPAGDVDGLNLYVFVGNNPVCFVDINGEIKLPTVADFNAAMDRLITSENASYARRRQSRAVHHLKSQIASDVLRQINILGLTQRRTQDASQQLETMGSGSAVALSTARRTGVLVAGKALSYGAGILVGLGAQALGVAAPGVGNAVGVAIGLSAKIAVSAAVDFVAERTGLSASVNLKTSKLTADKIIKKAEYKTMELTDYIAAKYRNMNLSSQKSQLKLTKEATTMAASEILKATLAHMPSEAVSAMSSGVGIAMGIPEIVNETRGALRGKSDEKMDQFEQGIIELQGAITSGMNNIIEKANALSITQIGGIEIEALKDKTNESVGLLGDLLQKVRAHGKGHRVAA; encoded by the coding sequence TTGACGATCAGGCAAGTGGCTTACCTGCGCACGGAGGCCGGTGGCGACGTTGAATCACTCATCACCCGACACGTCTACAACACTGCCGGACAATTGACCGAGCAATGGGATGCGCGGCTGCCCACACCCCACACGCGTCACATCCACAGCCTTTCAGGCAAAACCGTGCAGATCGCCAGCGTGGACTCGGGCTCGCGGGTGAGTCTGTTCGGGCTGGCCGGCGAAGTGCTGCGCCATTGGGACCTGCGCGGTAATCATTGGCGCAACACCTACGACGATCAATTGCGCCCGCTGAGCATGGAAGAAAACGGCCAACCTGACGTCGACACCTTCACCTATGCCGATGCCTCGGCCGATTCGGCTCACAATCTGCGTGGCCAGCTGATCAGACAAGTCGATGTGTCCGGGGCGATCGAGTTCAACAGTTTCAACCTGCAAGGCCAGTCGCTAGCTGAACGCCGAACGATTGCCGATTCGGGCACTTTTGTCAGCCACCGAACGTACAGCGCGCTGGGCGCCCTACTGACCCAGACCGACGCCGGGGAGCATCAGCAACACTTGCGCTATGACATCGCCGGGCAACTCAACCGAGTGATGTTGCAACTCAAGAACGGTCAGCCACAATCGGTTCTGCAGGATGCGCAGTACAACGCCGCCGGCCAGATCGAGGTGCAAATTGCCGGCAACGGTGTGTGCAGCCAATGGACTTACGATCCGGCCGATGGTCGTCTCTGCACCCTCAAGTCCGGAAAACCCCAGCAAGCGTTGCAGCAAGATCTGCAGTACAGCTATGACCGGATGGGCAATATCCTGCGTATCGAAGATCACACGTTACCCACCGTTTACTTCGCCAACCAGCGGGTCGAGGGCCTGCGGGAATATGCCTACGACTCGCTGTACCGCCTGATCAGCGCCAATGGTTTCGAGGCAGAAGTCCCCCACCTGCAACCCGGTTTACCGGAACTCGTCCATCCCATCGACCCCGGTCGCCGCTATGGCTACCGCGAACACTACACCTACGATGCGGGTAACAATCTGGTCAAACTTTGCCATCAGCGCGACGGCAATCATTTCACTCTGCACCTGCGTATCGATCCCGGCAGCAACCGTGGCGTGCGCTTGAAACCGGGCGACCCGGAGCCGGAATTCGACAAGTGCTTCGACCCCAATGGCAACCAGCTCTACCTGCAGGACGGCGCACAACCCCTGAGCTGGAATGCCCGGGATCAATTGGCCAAGGTCACTCTGCTGAGCCACAGCAACGGCCTGGCCGACGATGAAGAAACCTACCTCTACAGCCAGGGCGAACGGGTGTGCAAACGCCACATCACCCATACCCCGTCGCTGACGCACAGCCATGAGATTCTTTACCTGCCAGGGCTGGACATTCACACCCGGGACGACGGCCGCGTGCTGCATGTCATCACGTTGCCACTGGCCTTCGGCAGCGTGCGATGTCTGCACTGGGACAAAGGCCTGCCGTTAGATCTGGAACCGGATCAGCTGCGCTACGGCCTCGACGATCACCTGGGTTCCTGCACACGGGAACTGGATCGCCATGGCGCGTTGATCAGTCTTGAATTTTATTACCCGTTTGGCGGTACGGCGTGGTGGGCGGCGCGCTCGGAGGTGGAGGCCGATTACAAGACCATCCGGTATTCAGGGAAGGAAATGGACCGCTGCGGGCTTTATTACTATGGCGCCCGGTATTACGCGCCTTGGTTGTGGCGCTGGATCTGTCCCGACCCGGCGGGCGATGTGGACGGGTTGAATCTGTATGTGTTCGTCGGCAACAACCCTGTCTGTTTTGTCGACATAAACGGCGAAATCAAATTGCCCACAGTGGCAGATTTCAATGCGGCAATGGACAGGCTTATCACTTCGGAAAACGCAAGCTATGCCCGAAGAAGGCAATCTCGTGCGGTACATCATCTGAAAAGTCAGATCGCCAGCGATGTCCTTCGTCAAATCAATATATTAGGGCTTACCCAACGCCGCACTCAGGACGCCAGCCAGCAACTTGAGACGATGGGCTCAGGTTCAGCCGTTGCGCTATCGACTGCCCGCAGAACGGGGGTTCTGGTGGCAGGGAAAGCCCTCAGTTATGGCGCCGGAATCCTTGTCGGTCTCGGCGCTCAAGCATTGGGCGTCGCAGCTCCGGGTGTCGGCAACGCGGTGGGCGTAGCGATCGGACTTTCCGCCAAAATCGCCGTGAGTGCGGCAGTCGATTTTGTGGCTGAACGCACAGGGCTCAGTGCCTCGGTCAACCTGAAAACCAGCAAACTGACCGCGGATAAAATCATTAAAAAAGCTGAATATAAAACGATGGAACTGACTGACTACATCGCAGCGAAATACAGGAACATGAACCTCAGCTCTCAAAAGTCGCAATTGAAACTCACGAAAGAGGCCACCACTATGGCGGCCAGCGAAATATTGAAGGCGACCCTGGCGCACATGCCTTCGGAAGCGGTGAGCGCAATGAGCAGTGGCGTAGGCATTGCGATGGGAATACCGGAAATCGTCAATGAAACACGCGGTGCTCTCAGAGGAAAATCCGACGAAAAAATGGATCAGTTCGAACAGGGGATCATTGAGCTGCAAGGCGCTATTACCTCAGGCATGAACAACATTATTGAAAAGGCGAATGCCCTTTCCATCACCCAGATAGGCGGCATCGAAATAGAGGCCTTGAAGGATAAGACCAACGAGAGCGTTGGCCTGCTGGGCGATCTGCTGCAGAAGGTTCGGGCCCATGGAAAAGGTCATCGGGTCGCGGCGTAA
- a CDS encoding sigma-54 dependent transcriptional regulator, giving the protein MLNSVMVVDDESSIRSAVEQWLSLSGFEVQLFSRADECLAQLPRHFPGVILSDVRMPGMTGLELLAEVQRRDADLPVILLTGHGDVPMAVEAMRDGAYDFLEKPFSPETLLSSLRRALDKRRLVLENRALHEQADNRAKLDATLLGVSRGLQTLRRQVLDLATLPVNVLIRGETGSGKELVARCLHDFGPRADKPFVALNCAAIPEQLFEAELFGHESGAFTGAQGKRIGKLEYADGGTLFLDEIESMPLAQQVKLLRVLQEQKLERLGSNQSIRVDLRVIAATKPDLLDEARAGRFREDLAYRLNVAELRLPPLRERREDIPLLFEFFAQSAAERLGRTFPPLSGPQLSHLLSHDWPGNVRELANVAERQVLGLGEPEPAGIDPGQSLAAQAEAFEAHCLRAALTRHKGDVKAVLEELQLPRRTFNEKMQRHGLSREMFVQDS; this is encoded by the coding sequence ATGCTCAATTCGGTGATGGTGGTCGATGACGAAAGCAGCATCCGCAGCGCCGTCGAACAGTGGCTGAGTCTGTCGGGGTTCGAGGTGCAGCTGTTCAGCCGCGCCGATGAGTGCCTGGCGCAACTGCCCAGGCATTTCCCCGGGGTGATCCTCAGCGACGTGCGCATGCCCGGCATGACCGGGCTGGAGCTGCTGGCCGAAGTGCAGCGGCGCGACGCCGATTTGCCGGTGATTTTGCTGACCGGTCACGGCGATGTGCCGATGGCCGTCGAAGCGATGCGCGACGGCGCTTACGATTTCCTTGAAAAGCCCTTCAGCCCGGAAACCTTGCTGAGCAGCCTGCGCCGGGCGCTGGACAAGCGCCGTCTGGTGCTGGAAAACCGTGCCCTGCACGAACAGGCCGACAATCGCGCCAAACTCGATGCCACCCTGCTGGGTGTATCCCGTGGTTTGCAGACGCTGCGCCGGCAGGTGCTGGACCTGGCGACGTTGCCGGTCAATGTGTTGATCCGTGGCGAAACCGGCAGCGGCAAGGAACTGGTTGCCCGTTGCCTGCACGACTTCGGTCCCCGCGCCGACAAACCCTTCGTAGCCTTGAACTGCGCGGCGATTCCCGAGCAGTTGTTCGAGGCCGAACTGTTTGGTCACGAGAGTGGCGCGTTCACCGGCGCCCAGGGCAAACGCATCGGCAAGCTCGAATACGCCGATGGCGGCACGCTGTTTCTTGATGAAATCGAAAGCATGCCGCTGGCCCAGCAGGTGAAACTGCTGCGGGTGTTGCAGGAACAGAAGCTTGAGCGATTGGGCTCCAATCAAAGCATCCGTGTGGATTTGCGGGTCATCGCCGCGACCAAACCCGACTTGCTGGATGAAGCACGGGCCGGGCGTTTTCGCGAAGACCTGGCTTATCGCCTGAACGTCGCCGAGCTGCGCCTGCCGCCGTTGCGCGAGCGGCGTGAAGACATTCCACTGCTGTTCGAGTTCTTCGCGCAAAGTGCCGCCGAACGCCTTGGCCGCACCTTTCCACCGTTGAGCGGGCCGCAGTTGAGCCATCTGCTGAGCCACGACTGGCCGGGCAATGTGCGCGAACTGGCGAACGTCGCCGAACGCCAGGTGCTGGGACTTGGTGAGCCGGAACCGGCGGGGATCGATCCCGGCCAGTCGCTGGCGGCGCAGGCGGAAGCCTTCGAAGCCCATTGCCTGCGCGCGGCGTTGACCCGGCACAAGGGCGACGTGAAAGCGGTGCTTGAAGAACTGCAACTGCCGCGCCGGACCTTCAATGAAAAGATGCAGCGCCATGGCTTGAGCCGGGAGATGTTTGTGCAGGACAGCTGA